In Desulfuromonadaceae bacterium, a genomic segment contains:
- a CDS encoding response regulator: MSLVAKKILIAEDSATMRSLIVSTISAMGNYETIEAANGFEALRILPQEKVDLVITDINMPDINGLELVSFIKKNPNYQTTPLFIVSTEGSDRDREKGMALGADAYLVKPFSPVELQSLINKYLG, encoded by the coding sequence ATGTCGCTGGTGGCTAAAAAAATACTGATTGCAGAAGATTCTGCCACAATGCGATCGTTGATTGTTTCGACGATCAGTGCCATGGGCAATTATGAGACGATTGAGGCCGCCAACGGTTTCGAGGCGTTGCGCATTTTGCCACAGGAAAAAGTCGACCTGGTTATTACCGACATCAATATGCCGGATATTAACGGGCTTGAGCTGGTCAGTTTTATCAAAAAAAACCCGAACTATCAAACAACCCCGCTTTTTATTGTCAGTACTGAAGGGAGCGACCGAGATCGCGAAAAGGGGATGGCGCTCGGTGCTGATGCCTACCTGGTTAAACCGTTTTCGCCGGTTGAGTTGCAATCATTAATCAACAAATATCTGGGCTAG